One region of Rana temporaria chromosome 9, aRanTem1.1, whole genome shotgun sequence genomic DNA includes:
- the LOC120914103 gene encoding C-factor-like, with protein sequence MANLIICSVLVTGSNRGIGLELVKTFLNKRNPPKYVFAACRNPETAQELKSLTSKHSNLVNVKMDVTDKASIEDAYSVVKETLKGRGLNLLINNAGINVYHSADETTSEDMMRVYETNTVGPMLVTQIFAPLLKKAAQENPNEVMSCSKAAVIHTSSSLGSLESTTHLYPTALIEYRCSKTALNMLTRCQAEAYKMYGIIAVAFEPGWVQTDMGGPKAELKLHESVGGMMEVFDTLTEKHNGMFLDYKGLTLPW encoded by the coding sequence ATGGCAAACCTCATCATCTGCAGTGTTCTGGTCACTGGTTCTAACCGTGGAATTGGCCTGGAGTTAGTGAAGACGTTTCTCAACAAACGGAATCCACCAAAATATGTCTTTGCAGCATGTCGGAATCCAGAAACTGCTCAGGAACTCAAGTCATTGACCTCCAAACACTCAAACCTTGTTAATGTCAAGATGGATGTAACAGACAAAGCCAGCATTGAAGATGCCTACAGTGTAGTAAAGGAGACTCTGAAAGGACGTGGACTGAACTTGCTGATCAATAATGCTGGTATTAATGTCTACCACTCAGCTGATGAAACTACATCAGAGGACATGATGAGAGTTTATGAAACTAATACTGTAGGACCAATGCTGGTTACTCAGATATTTGCTCCCTTGCTGAAGAAAGCCGCACAAGAAAATCCTAATGAAGTAATGAGCTGCAGCAAGGCTGCTGTGATCCACACATCCAGTAGTTTAGGGTCTTTAGAAAGCACTACTCATTTGTATCCAACTGCTCTTATAGAATACCGCTGCAGCAAAACGGCGCTGAATATGTTAACACGATGTCAAGCTGAGGCCTACAAAATGTATGGGATTATTGCTGTGGCCTTCGAACCTGGCTGGGTCCAGACCGACATGGGTGGTCCAAAGGCTGAATTGAAGCTGCATGAGAGCGTGGGGGGGATGATGGAAGTGTTTGATACCCTGACAGAAAAACACAACGGAATGTTTCTGGACTATAAGGGACTGACTTTACCGTGGTGA